In the Scyliorhinus canicula chromosome 23, sScyCan1.1, whole genome shotgun sequence genome, one interval contains:
- the LOC119956310 gene encoding essential MCU regulator, mitochondrial-like, translating to MAAVAGRRLLGSLRSEVNRGLLNPRAKADTQLRSSRRLVVTKSGAILPRPVKTSFGLIKVFVVVIPFLYMGTQISKSFASLLEEHDIFVPIDDDDDD from the exons ATGGCGGCGGTGGCTGGGCGGCGGCTGCTCGGCTCCCTGCGGTCTGAGGTGAATCGGGGCCTCCTGAATCCGCGGGCAAAAGCGGACACTCAGCTGCGCTCTTCCAGAAGGCTGGTGGTGACGAAATCGGGAGCCATTTTACCCAGGCCCGTcaag acttcctttGGCCTCATCAAAGTCTTTGTTGTGGTCATCCCGTTTCTGTACATGGGCACTCAGATCAGCAAGAGCTTTGCCTCGCTCCTGGAGGAACACGACATCTTTGTCCCAATCGATGACGATGATGATGATTAA